The proteins below are encoded in one region of Apostichopus japonicus isolate 1M-3 chromosome 4, ASM3797524v1, whole genome shotgun sequence:
- the LOC139966200 gene encoding uncharacterized protein, with amino-acid sequence MNGTVVCDHVTGCQCEVGYIGVQCERLKGIEESGNRTVLLATLIPSVLMVLMALTAFILWRIKGNWERKRKQIDSIKDGKCFQSNACVNKGGDNIYGDAH; translated from the exons ATGAATGGCACTGTGGTATGCGACCATGTTACTGGTTGTCAATGTGAGGTTGGATATATAGGTGTGCAATGTGAACGCC ttaaaggcattgaagagaGTGGAAATCGGACTGTCTTATTGGCAACCCTCATTCCTAGCGTGTTGATGGTATTGATGGCATTGACGGCATTCATTCTATGGAGAATAAAAGGAAACtgggaaaggaaaagaaaacagataGATAGCATTAAAGATGGAAAGTGCTTCCAAAGCAACG CTTGTGTTAATAAGGGAGGTGACAATATTTATGGTGATGCTCATTAA